The Gemmatimonadota bacterium DNA segment TTTGCAACTTTGCAATGAGTGCCCGCTGTAAATCAGACTCTGCGTGATCACCGGGCAAATCGAGAAACTCCAGCAAATAGACATCTTTAAGTACTTCCTGAGCTTCTGGATGTAATTGTCTCAGCACTGCTGAGACTTTTGGCGGATTGAGGACAGTCCGCTCAAACAACCCACCCTGAAATTGACGTTCAAGCTCACGGCTAGACCATCTTTCGCGGATCGCTACTTTCAGATAAAACTCGCGTTCTTCTGGGGTTTTGCTCTGCGACATGATGATAAGGTTGTGCGTCCATGGCAATTGTCGCACCAGTGGTGAGACTTTTTCATCATCCCGATAGGTTGCGTAAAATTGCCGCATCCGAAACAGATTCGCCCTTGTAAATCCACGCAAACCAGGCTGCGTCGTTTTGAGATAATTCGCCAATTGATTGACGACACCCTCGCCCCACGCCGCAGACGCCAATTTGTTATGGATATATTCCCCAACCTGCCAGTACAGTTCGACCAGCATTGTATTGACCGCCGAGTACGCACGCTGTTTTGCTATGGCAATCATCTGGACGACTTCATCGAAGTCTCGACTGTGAATCACGTTATCACCCATTCAAAATCCCTCCAACCGTTTCAACAATACCATCCGTCACACCTTCAATCATTTCAACAATAACATCCGTCACACCTATCAAATCCGCACCAATTTCATCTAACGGGCGGGGCGGTTTGAACGTATAGAAATACCGGTTAAAGGGAATCTCGTAACCCACTTTTGTCTTGCTGTAATCTATCCAGGCATCGGGCACATGAGGCTGAATCTCACGTTCAAAATACTCGTCAATATCCTCTCGCAACGGCACATTTTCATAATCGCGCAAATCGGGATCGGGTTCTGGTTCTCCCTTGCGATTGGTACAAACATCAGCGGTCTCATCATACTCGCTCAAGGATTGATAGATCAACTTCAATTGAGCCGCAGTAATATTCACTTGCGCCCCTGTAAAAGCATCCGTAAGAAGGCGAATAAACTCATCGCGGTTTTTGTATTTGTAATCACCCTCAAGTGTACCCAGAACCTCAATAATGCGTTGTTGCAGTTCTTGCGACAAACGGGTAAAGCTCCTCGCCGACTTGAGAATCTCAATGCGATCTTCACACACCTGAAAATTGCGCTTGAGCGGGCGTTCAACGGTAATGCGTTGATACCCGAAATCAACATTGTCAAAAATCTTCACCCGGTCCTGCACATCCTCAAAATCACCAAAAAGTTGCGTAATCTCCGCGATCTGTTGATCGGAAATCTCCTTGCGCTTGCTACCCAGGCTCTGGATCATTGCAACGTGAAAATCTGTGGCATTGATCAATTGCACTTTACCCTTGCGTTGCGGCGTCTTCTGATTAGTAATAATCCAGATATACGTCGCAATGCCCGTATTGTAAAACATATCTGTAGGCAGGGCTATAATCGCTTCCAAATAATCATTCTCAATAATCCAGCGACGGATCTCGCTCTCCCCACTACCCGCGCTGCCCGTAAAAAGAGGCGACCCATTGAGCACAACAGCCAGACGGGACAAATCGTCATTCTGATTAAACTTTGAAATCATGTGCTGCACAAAAAGCAAAGAACCATCGCTAACACGCGGAAGCCCTGCGCCAAAGCGTCCCTTATACCCCAGGAGATTGGCTTCGTCCTTAACCTCGGATTCAACCTTCTTCCACTCAACCCCAAACGGCGGATTGGACAACAAATAGTCAAATTTCTCATCGGGAAGGCCATCCTCTGTAAAACTATTACCAGGATGAATATTTTTCGCATCTTGCCCCTTAATCATCATATCTGACTTACAAGTCGCATAACTCTCATCATTCAGTTCCTGCCCGTACACAATCAAACTGGCTTCTGGATTGAGTTCTCTGAGATAATCCTCCGCAATAGAAAGCATCCCTCCCGTGCCACACGCCGGATCGTACAACTTGCGAATAATACCCCGTTGGGTAAGCGCGGCCTCATCCTCTAAAAAAAGAAGATTGACCATCAACCGGATAACTTCACGAGGCGTAAAATGCTCGCCAGCCGTCTCATTGCTCTGTTCGGAAAACCTGCGGATGAGTTCTTCAAAAATATATCCCATCTGCAGATTGGAAACGCGATCCGGATGTAAATCCGCCTGTGCAAAACGGCTGACAATCAGATAGAGCAAATTATCCCGGTCGAGCCGCGCAACCTGTTCGGGCAGATTAAAACGATCGATAAAAATATCACGCGCATCATACGAAAACCCGTTAATCATATTATTCAAATTAGCAGCAATATTGTCGGGATCGTCCAGCAGTCTCTCAAAGGTAAACGGACTTGTATTGTGAAAATTGTTTCCACTCGCCATATTGAGCATTGTCTCGCGCATCGTATCGTCAATATTCTCAGGCAGACTTTCCAATTGCGCCTGCACAGCGTCTTTCGTGGGCACCAACACGCAATCGAGCCGTCGCAAAACCGTGAACGGCAGCACCACCTTCCCGTACTCCGATTGCTTGTAATTGCCCCGCAGAAGTTCGGCAATAGACCAGATAAAACCGATATGTTCACCAAAATCCGCACGGGTACTCAAATTATTTGTCATGGATACCCCTTGTATTTATTATAGGCGACCCAACATCACTGGATCGCGGCTCAACACCATGCCGCGATGACGGCGGCGCGGCTATGCCCTGTCAACCAATATAAAAAACTCTATACTTCTTTATCCCACAATATTAAAATGATCCTATAATAAAAATCAGGAGACAATATCATGGCATCAGACATCAACTACGCAAGCTGGCCCCGGCATGTGGCACGTCACATCGATGTGGGTGACCAGAAGCAGCTCTTTCTGGACGACGGGTTTCTGGTAGAACGCGCCGAAGGGATTCGCTATGTCATGCACCAGCCAGTCAAACATTCGCAGAACCCACTGCTCGTACCCGACACGCCCTGGGAACTGCAAGTACAACTCTACGGCTCCGTCCTGTGGGACGAAGAAGCCCAAACCCACAAAATGTGGTACACAAACCGAACTTACAAATACGGCAAAGACAGCGCAGTACTCATGGCTTATGCCACCTCTGAAGACGGGCTCAAATGGACAAAACCTACCCTCAACATCCTGCCCCATGACGGATCTGCCAAAAACAACTTGCTACTGGACCCCGGACCCGGCGGAAGCGGCGGCGTATGCGTCTTAAAAACACCCGAAGAGCAGGATCCCACCAAAAAATACAAAATGCTCTACAAAACCATCGAAGAAGGCGGCGGCCTAAAAGTCGCATTCTCGCCGGACGGCGTCCACTGGACAAAACATCCCAAAACCGTCTTACCCGGCGTCTTTGACACATTCAACGTCGCGGTCCAGGACAGCGACAAATACGTCGCGTACGTACGCATAAACCAGAGACCGCGGAAGCGGCACCGCGCATTGGGACGCATCGAATCCGAAGACTTCATCCACTGGACCACACCGACAATCGTCCTGAAACCAGATGAGCGCGACCCCGAAGACACAGACATATACACATCCGCTGCATTTAAGTACCCGCAAGCGGATTATGCCTATATTATGATGCCCAGCCTTTTTGATTGGCGAACGGGAAAACTTCAGGTACAATTGGCCACGAGTCGGGACAATGCAAATTGGAATCGAGCGGGGAACCGCGAGATCTTCATCCCGCTGGGAGATCCAGACAGTTATGAATCGGAAGAAATCATGGTCGGCGCGCCATCAGTCGTAAAAGATCAGATCCGCATCTACTACCACGGCAGCAACCGGCCACACTGGAACGGGATGGGACGTCCGTTTGAAGAAAAAAGCGGCATTGGTCTGGCAACACTGCGCCTGGATGGATTCATCTCGATTGACGCAGGCGAAAAACCGAGCGGCGGCACAATCACAACCGTACCCATACAATTCTCGGGCACCCACCTGGAAATAAACGCAGATGCAACCTGGGGAGAAATACGCGTCGAAATTTTGGATGATACCAATGAAGTAATCGAAGGATTTGATCGCCTATCGTGTCAACCCGTAATCGGCGATTCCGTGCGCCATCGCGTCTCATGGTCGGGCGGCGATGTACGCACCTTAATCGGAACAACCGTAAAACTGCGATTTCATATCCTCTGCGCCCGGCTGTACGCCTTTCAATTTAGCACAGATATTACGTAACAACCCTGAATAGACTGGATTGCGGCTAAAACCCTGCCGCAATGACAACCAAAACCTTCGAGTTAATAGTTGACAGACCCCTAACCCAAGGAGACCCCATGCCTTCACACTTTGTCTTTGTCACAGACAGCCATCACCACGCCGCTGCCGAAAAAGACTTCGGCGCGCCAAAAATGCTGACGCGCAGCCATGAAATACACCGTGCAATGGTACCCGCCATCAACGCCTGCAAAGCGGACTTCATCGTACACGGCGGCGATGTGGTCTGCGGAGGTGGCGCATTTGAAATGCCCTATGATATCTACTTGCAAACCATAGATGAAGCCAAAAACGCATTTGACGGCCTTCACGCGCCCACATACTACGTCCCGGGCAATCACGATTGCGATGCCCAGGAAGGGAGTTTTGAGGCTTTTGCCAGACAATTTCCAATCCCCGAAACCCTGGACATTGTCGAAGCCGCGCCGCGCCTGCGCCTGGCACTCGCCAACGTGTATCCCGTCAGCCCACTGGAAGACAGTTTGGGCACCTGGACAGAAGCACACGACCGCATCTTGCGCGAAGCCGCCGCAAAAGCTCATAATGACCGCTGCGCCCTCATCCTGTTCATTCACCCCTGGGTCTTCCCCCAATACGAAGCACAGGCCGACTTTGTACCGGGTGGCATTGTCACCAACGCCGAGCAACTCATGGAAGCCGTAAAAGACCTGCCCGCTGTCGTAGCCATCTTCACCGGACACAGACACATCAATCGCATCCGCATGTATCGCGACTTCCTCATCGTTGACACCGCCTGCCTGATTGGTTTCCCCTTGGGCTTCCGCGAAATCTGGCTCACAGAAGACGGCTATTTCAAAACGCGCTTCCGCACACTGGACCTGCCCGACCTGATGCAGGCTTCCTTTGACCGCTCCCCCATACAAACAAATCAAATGTGGCAAGGTGAAATCCACGACCGCGACACAGAAATTTTGATCCCGCGACTAAAAGCCCTCTGGGGATAAACTATCGCCCCTGAAAATCCGGCTTGCGCTTCTCCATAAATGCTGCGCGGCCCTCTTTGTAATCCTCGCTCGCAAAACACGCATCGATAACCCGCTGGCACAAATCGAGATCGCGCTGATCTGCATCTTTGCCAATCTCTGCAATAATCTGCTTGGTCGCGCTAATCGTAAGCGGCGCATTACCCGCAATGGTCTCGGCATAATCATCCACATAAGCGTCTAACTCATCCCGAGACAAAACCCGGTTAATCAGACCCATGTGATACGCCTCAGAAGCATTGAACCGACGCGCCGTAAACAAAATCTCGCACGCATTGGCAGGACCCACCAGCCCCACAAGCGGTTTGAGCGCACCGTACCCATATCCCAGGCCCAGCTTTGCAGCGGGAATGGCAAAAGACGAATCATCGGACGCAATCCGCAAATCGCAACACAGCGCAGTCGCAAGCCCCCCGCCAATACAATACCCCGCAATTTTTGCAATCGTGGGTTTGAGCACCTGCGCGAGCTTCTCATAAGCGCGTCCCATAGTCGCGTTATACACCTCCACCGCATCTGCCGTCCCGCGTTGCGCTTCAAATTGCGAAATATCTGCCCCCGCAGAAAACGCCCTGCCGCCCTCGCCCGAAAGCACAATAACGCGAACAGCATCATCCGATTCAAAATCGTCAATAGCCCGCGCCATACCCTGCCACATCTCATAAGAAATGGCATTGTGTTTCTCTGGCTGATTCAGGCGAATATGTCCAACACCACCATCTTTCTGCACAATAATTTTATCTGACATTGAACTCCCCACAGAGAACATCAAACGACATTCCCCTCTTTCATAGCCGCAATTTCATCTTCCGAAAACCCAAACTCACTCAAAATCTCATCCGTATGCTCACCCCGTTCGGGCGACGCCCTGTAGGGCAGATCTGGCGCATTGCTCAAATTAGTCGCATTCCTCACCACATCACAATCCCCCATAACGCGGTTAGTCACAGAACGCGACATCTTCAAGTGCATAACCTGCGGATCAGACCACATCTCATCCATCTTATAAATTGGCCCACACGGCACACCCGCGGCATTCAGCGCATCAATCCAATAGGCACTATCTCGCCCTAAAAAATACTTTTGCAAATGCTCATTCAGCACATCCCGATTGGTCAACCGCACTCCGCCATTGGAAAACCTCTCATCCCTGTACAAATCCCCAGCGCCCAGCACATCGCACAGACGCTGCCACATAAGCTCCCCGCTACAGGCAATATTGATATACCCATCGCGGGTTTGAAACACCCCCGTCGGAATACTCGTGGGATGATTATTACCCGCCTGCTCGGGCACCTCATTTGCAATCAACCACCGCGCCGCCTGAAAATCCAGCATCGCAATCTGAGCTTCCAGCAATGACGTATGCACCCACTGCCCCTCCCCGGTCTCCTCGCGCTGAAGCAAAGCAGTGAGAATACCAATAGCGGTGTACAAACCAGAAGCGAGATCTGCAATCGGCACCCCAACGCGCACCGGACCCTGCCCAGGCAAACCCGTAATCCACATTAACCCCCCCATACCCTGTGCAATCTGATCAAAACCCGGGCGCAATCTATATGGTCCCTCCTGCCCAAATCCCGAAATACTCGCGTACACAATACCCGGATTCTCTCTCTTACACCTCTCATACCCAATATCGAGGCGATCTTTAACATCGGGCCGAAAATTCTCCACAACCACATCTGCGCGCTTAACCATGCGGAAAAACGCCTCGCGACCCACATCGGCTTTGAGATTCAAAGTCATCCCGCGTTTATTCCTGTGCAAATTCTGAAAATCCGGCCCGTGACGCGGTCCCCCCATGGTCTTCGCCTCGTCAATACTTTCAGGCGGCTCAATTTTAATAATATTCGCCCCCCAATCCGCGAGCTGACGCACAGCAGTGGGACCCGCGCGCACGCGGGTCAAATCGAGCACAGTAAAACGGGCGAGAGGTGCATGTCCATTTTTCATAACACAAGTAACTCCTCAATAACTTACGCCTTGCACACCCGGCGGCATCTTTGGCGGCAAGGGCTGAACAATTTTACGTCGTTCAGGCGTCAAACGCGCAATCAACTCGGGCGAAGGCTGATAGCCGTATCGGTCATTGCCCCAGTGCGGACCATAGCGAATAATAGCAACGCGACGCTCACCGGGGCGCGTGCGCTCTGACGAACCGTGCGCCATACAATCCACAAAAAAAACCGCATCACCCGCATCGAGCTGAATCTGAACAGCCGCTTCAACGCGGTCCAGCGAATGCCCACTACCCGTGCCCTCGGGATCCTCAAACGCGGGATGAAGCAAATTGGACTTATGCGAACCGGGAATCGCCATCGTCGCCCCATCGCCATCCCCAATATCGTTAAGCGCCAGCAAAATATTGATCTGCCCACAGCGAAACTGATTGTTGTGAAAGCGAAACTGCGTGCGGATACGCCTTTTGTGCGCGCCCGAATGAATGCGCGTCGCACCGCCCCGAGACCGAATATCGATAAATGATTCATCTATAAAAAGACCATCATCCCCACCGACAAAGCGCCTCATGTGATGAACCCACGATGGATGGTCAATCAAGCGTTCAAAAGATTCACCCATTTCAAAAATATTGTGCAAATGTCGTGGGCCCCCGCTCCGATGAACCCATCCCCTCCATCCATCGGGTTCGAGATCGCGATACGTATCGATAATCTCATTGAGTTTGACGAGATGCTCGGCATCCACGGCATTTTTGAGCACAATATAGCCGCGCAAATCAAAAAGATACTCCTCCATTTCAGTCGGTCGCATCATTTCTCCCCAAGAATATTGCACAACTCCGATAAACTGCTAATCTCATAATCAGGCTCTGGAATACCATCCCGCCGCACAGCCCCATCCCGATTGAGCCATGCAATGGAAATACCAGCCCGCCTCGCCCCCACAATATCGTCCTCCTGAGAATCGCCAACATACAGAGTCTGATCGGGATCGGCACCGAGAGCCTCAAACGCAGAAAAGAAAATATCGGGATTCGGCTTATAACACCGCGCGGACTCCGAACTAACCACAACAGGAAAACTCAGAGCATTAGCACGCAAAGCAGACGTGAGATGCTCGTGATCCGCATTGGAAATAACCCCGGTTTTCACATCGGACAAAGCATCAATAGCCGGTTTCACATCGCAAAACAAGGGTACACGGCCAAAAGCGTCAAAAAGACCTGCCGTATAAGACTCGGGATTTGCCCGCACATTCAAATCCGTAAACGTCTTCTCCAGGCCAATAATATGCGCATCCCAAAACGAGATAAAATCTCCCTCTCTCAACAGAGGAAAAAAGTAGCGATCCCAGTGATCGAGAAACGCCTCCTTACTCATATCGATCTGCAAATCATCGACAATAATCTGACATGCCTCGTACAGCGCATCAAAAGCCTTATCAAAAAGCGTCCCATACCCATCAAAAAAAATCGTCCTGTACATCACCGATAATCCTCCGCATCCCCCTCGGGTTCAAAACCGAGCACATCGCGCGCATGCGTCATATCCCGATAGCTGTATTTATTATTCGAAACCACATAAAAAATGTCAAACTTGAGATCCTCGGACACCTCAATACACGACTCAACCATGCCAGCGATCGTACTTTGACTGCACCACACAGAATAACCGCGCGTACCATTGGGCCGATCCTCTGCATTCACCGCACCAATGCGGAGACAAATAACAGACAGATCCGTACTATCGGCATAATGCCGCGCCAAAGCCTCGCCCCAGACCTTTGTACAACCGTAAATCCCACGCGGGCGCGTAGGCGTCTCGTGGGAAAATTTATCCCAACTCTCGGGCACCTCATCGTATCGCCCCGACACAATCGCACCATACGGCGAATCATTCTCCCAACCCGCTGTCACCGACCCACTACTCGCAAAAATAACGCGCTTGACCCCGGCGCGGAGCGCCGCTTCAAAAACATTATAAGTACCCACGATATTATGCGCGACAAACCCCTCAAAATCGCTTCTAATCGCAGCAGCCAGATGCACAACCGTATCAACCCCCTCAAACGCCGGACAAATCGCGTCAAAATCCGAAATATCAGCCCGCCGACAATCCACGCCAGCCACATCGCGGCGATTGAGCGCACGAAGTTCATACTTACCCTCAAGCTGCTCGCGAACAGCCCCGCCAATAAGCCCGCTCATACCCGTAATGAGAATTTTTTTCATGTGTTGTCTCCCTGAACGTTTCACCTCTCTGTAAAATCACATCTACCATCAATGAGAATACATTGAGAATCGGAATTTATCAAGACCGATTTTGCTTGTAGTTCTCTATTCTCGTGCTCGGAGACCAATCTACTAAAGCCGCCAGTGAAGCCCGAATAATTAAAGCCCAACGGTTTGAAGAGGCCGTTGGGCTTCAAAAAAATAAGGTTCGATTACACCCTTCGCTACACTTCAATTACAGACGCTTGAGTAACTGATCATAGTCCGTATCACCGGCAGCGTTTTCCCTTCTTACTCCTTCAGCCAAACGATCCCATTGCTCATCAGTTGTGGCCTCAAAACGTTCTGTCCAGACCTGCTCATCTTTCAGATCAGCTATAATACGTGCGGCAATGGCATCCCGCTGGTCCTGCGGCAATTTTTGAATCTCTGCGACGACCTGTTCAAGTAAATCAGCCATTTCTGTGACTCCCTGTAGAAATGCTCTGCTGAGGGGATTAGGATTATGTATTTTGGAGACTTATACCCCCTAACTTTACACCTAAAATGAGTTCGCCCATTGTCCTGGCTTCTTTTTTTAGTATATTTGCAAACCTTTATCTGAAAAACGGTATTTTTTCTAAGGATTTCAATTATGATGTTTGACTATCTCAGTGCTGCACGCCGAACCGGTATCAAAAATGAGCATCTGGATCAAATATGCCATCAAGTCAGATCTGAATTTCCCGACAATGAGATGATGTTTGAACTGCACGTTCTAAGAGCCGTTCTGGCCATAGAATCAGGTCGGGTTTCACTCGATCAGGTGTTAAAAGAACCAGAAATGCAACCTCCGGCGACTTGAGCTATATTTAAACCGACAGTGTCCATTTCCGGCTATCAATCGCATCCTACCGGGCGTCCGTCAACACCTGACGCTCTAAAACGCTCACCTCAGTCTCCAATCGCTCACCGAGACGATCTTTCTCCAACTCCAAATTGTAGCGTGTCTGCAGATTGAGCCAGAACCGATCCGTGGTTCCAAAGTAGCGCGCCAGCCGAAGCGCAGTGTCTGCCGAAATAGCGCGCTTGCCGTGAACAATCTCGTTAATCCGGCGAGGGGGAACTGAAATATCCTTTGCCAGACGATACTGGCTAATACTCAGAGGCTGGAGAAACTCCTCAAGCAAGATCTCTCCCGGATGAATTGGGGGCATTGTAGGCATAGATACCTCCTAATGGTAATCGACAATCTCCACATTGGTCGCACGTCCTCCCTTCCATTCAAAGCAAAGACGCCATTGTTCGTTTATGCGGATACTATACTGACCTCTGCGGTCTCCTGTGAGTCTCTCCAGACGATTACCAGGTGGCGACCGCAAGTCCTGTATCGAATCGGCTGCGTCCAACAGAAGGAGCTTCTTTAAGGCCGAGCGAGCCAATATTTTCGAGAATTTCCGCGATCTCTCACGGTGGAATACCCTCTCGGTCTCTCTATCGCGGAATGATTCTATCATTTACACATAATAACGCACAGCGTTATTAATGTCAAATGCTATCACGATGACGAAGCATATGTGAATGATCATCCCGGCGAGATGCGCGGAATACCCCCCATCCGTCCCTGCAAATAGCTTTTTCGAATATCCTTATCGTAACGAACATCTTTGTACTCGCTAAAAGAAAACAGACTCGACACACCAGCCCCATCCCGTTCTGTCACCCACATTTCATCCCGGCGCAACAACTGCTGATCCATCAGCATAACATTATGGGTCGTCAGCAACAGTTGTGTTCGGGTTTCCGTAGAGCAATTGGACAGGTACTCCTCAAGTAGTTGACGAATCAGCAAGGGATGCAGACTGCGGTCTATCTCATCAATGACATAGACTTTCTGCGACATTTGTGCTGAAAGCTCGAGAAAGGCAGGCAGGAGATCGATAACTCGTTGCGAACCTTCCGATTCCTGATAAATCTCAAACCTGGCCTCTGTACCATCCGATTTTGGGTGGAAAGTGACCGGTCTTTTTGCGATTAACTCCCCGTCCTTGCGGGTAACCACAATGCGATTGGTCTGCGGTTCCATCAGCAACCGAACAGCCATGCCTTCTTTGACCTCTTCCTGAAGCTCGGTCCTTAATGGCTCGGGAATCGATATATTTTCTAATGGAATTTCTTCACTGCCAAGATGGGAAATTCCGGTATCGAGCCGTGGCAACATCTCGTTCATTGCCTTGTAAAGTGGATGTCCCTCATCAAGAAATATCTCGAAAAGATCAAACCGCGAGTCGGGTGCCACCAGTACAAGCGTATTCTCAAACCAGTCATATACCGGCCTGAA contains these protein-coding regions:
- a CDS encoding phytanoyl-CoA dioxygenase family protein, encoding MRPTEMEEYLFDLRGYIVLKNAVDAEHLVKLNEIIDTYRDLEPDGWRGWVHRSGGPRHLHNIFEMGESFERLIDHPSWVHHMRRFVGGDDGLFIDESFIDIRSRGGATRIHSGAHKRRIRTQFRFHNNQFRCGQINILLALNDIGDGDGATMAIPGSHKSNLLHPAFEDPEGTGSGHSLDRVEAAVQIQLDAGDAVFFVDCMAHGSSERTRPGERRVAIIRYGPHWGNDRYGYQPSPELIARLTPERRKIVQPLPPKMPPGVQGVSY
- a CDS encoding ATP-binding protein produces the protein MIISFSVENWMSFRDPTTFSMVASRERQHGERVPKLGKYQTRVLPIAAIYGGNASGKTNFFKALNFAKTLVIKGTRPDSLIPIETFRLDAEGRSRPSRFAFELLIDETIYDFSFAVTQKVVLEERLVKITSTSEKVLYDRRDGNLSFDKSLSKDDFFPFVFRGTRDNQLFLTNSVSQNIDDFRPVYDWFENTLVLVAPDSRFDLFEIFLDEGHPLYKAMNEMLPRLDTGISHLGSEEIPLENISIPEPLRTELQEEVKEGMAVRLLMEPQTNRIVVTRKDGELIAKRPVTFHPKSDGTEARFEIYQESEGSQRVIDLLPAFLELSAQMSQKVYVIDEIDRSLHPLLIRQLLEEYLSNCSTETRTQLLLTTHNVMLMDQQLLRRDEMWVTERDGAGVSSLFSFSEYKDVRYDKDIRKSYLQGRMGGIPRISPG
- a CDS encoding HigA family addiction module antitoxin — protein: MPTMPPIHPGEILLEEFLQPLSISQYRLAKDISVPPRRINEIVHGKRAISADTALRLARYFGTTDRFWLNLQTRYNLELEKDRLGERLETEVSVLERQVLTDAR
- a CDS encoding enoyl-CoA hydratase, coding for MSDKIIVQKDGGVGHIRLNQPEKHNAISYEMWQGMARAIDDFESDDAVRVIVLSGEGGRAFSAGADISQFEAQRGTADAVEVYNATMGRAYEKLAQVLKPTIAKIAGYCIGGGLATALCCDLRIASDDSSFAIPAAKLGLGYGYGALKPLVGLVGPANACEILFTARRFNASEAYHMGLINRVLSRDELDAYVDDYAETIAGNAPLTISATKQIIAEIGKDADQRDLDLCQRVIDACFASEDYKEGRAAFMEKRKPDFQGR
- a CDS encoding class I SAM-dependent DNA methyltransferase, translated to MTNNLSTRADFGEHIGFIWSIAELLRGNYKQSEYGKVVLPFTVLRRLDCVLVPTKDAVQAQLESLPENIDDTMRETMLNMASGNNFHNTSPFTFERLLDDPDNIAANLNNMINGFSYDARDIFIDRFNLPEQVARLDRDNLLYLIVSRFAQADLHPDRVSNLQMGYIFEELIRRFSEQSNETAGEHFTPREVIRLMVNLLFLEDEAALTQRGIIRKLYDPACGTGGMLSIAEDYLRELNPEASLIVYGQELNDESYATCKSDMMIKGQDAKNIHPGNSFTEDGLPDEKFDYLLSNPPFGVEWKKVESEVKDEANLLGYKGRFGAGLPRVSDGSLLFVQHMISKFNQNDDLSRLAVVLNGSPLFTGSAGSGESEIRRWIIENDYLEAIIALPTDMFYNTGIATYIWIITNQKTPQRKGKVQLINATDFHVAMIQSLGSKRKEISDQQIAEITQLFGDFEDVQDRVKIFDNVDFGYQRITVERPLKRNFQVCEDRIEILKSARSFTRLSQELQQRIIEVLGTLEGDYKYKNRDEFIRLLTDAFTGAQVNITAAQLKLIYQSLSEYDETADVCTNRKGEPEPDPDLRDYENVPLREDIDEYFEREIQPHVPDAWIDYSKTKVGYEIPFNRYFYTFKPPRPLDEIGADLIGVTDVIVEMIEGVTDGIVETVGGILNG
- a CDS encoding CaiB/BaiF CoA-transferase family protein, whose product is MKNGHAPLARFTVLDLTRVRAGPTAVRQLADWGANIIKIEPPESIDEAKTMGGPRHGPDFQNLHRNKRGMTLNLKADVGREAFFRMVKRADVVVENFRPDVKDRLDIGYERCKRENPGIVYASISGFGQEGPYRLRPGFDQIAQGMGGLMWITGLPGQGPVRVGVPIADLASGLYTAIGILTALLQREETGEGQWVHTSLLEAQIAMLDFQAARWLIANEVPEQAGNNHPTSIPTGVFQTRDGYINIACSGELMWQRLCDVLGAGDLYRDERFSNGGVRLTNRDVLNEHLQKYFLGRDSAYWIDALNAAGVPCGPIYKMDEMWSDPQVMHLKMSRSVTNRVMGDCDVVRNATNLSNAPDLPYRASPERGEHTDEILSEFGFSEDEIAAMKEGNVV
- a CDS encoding NAD(P)-dependent oxidoreductase is translated as MKKILITGMSGLIGGAVREQLEGKYELRALNRRDVAGVDCRRADISDFDAICPAFEGVDTVVHLAAAIRSDFEGFVAHNIVGTYNVFEAALRAGVKRVIFASSGSVTAGWENDSPYGAIVSGRYDEVPESWDKFSHETPTRPRGIYGCTKVWGEALARHYADSTDLSVICLRIGAVNAEDRPNGTRGYSVWCSQSTIAGMVESCIEVSEDLKFDIFYVVSNNKYSYRDMTHARDVLGFEPEGDAEDYR
- a CDS encoding PDDEXK nuclease domain-containing protein; its protein translation is MGDNVIHSRDFDEVVQMIAIAKQRAYSAVNTMLVELYWQVGEYIHNKLASAAWGEGVVNQLANYLKTTQPGLRGFTRANLFRMRQFYATYRDDEKVSPLVRQLPWTHNLIIMSQSKTPEEREFYLKVAIRERWSSRELERQFQGGLFERTVLNPPKVSAVLRQLHPEAQEVLKDVYLLEFLDLPGDHAESDLQRALIAKLQNFLIELGRDFCFVGAEFPLQVGGRDFALDLLFFHRELNCLVAFELKVGRFEPEYLGKLNFYLEALDRDVKKPHEQPAIGVLLCASKDVEVVEYALSRTLSPALIAEYHRQLPDKKLLQAKLQEFYLQCESAEENDT
- a CDS encoding HAD family hydrolase gives rise to the protein MYRTIFFDGYGTLFDKAFDALYEACQIIVDDLQIDMSKEAFLDHWDRYFFPLLREGDFISFWDAHIIGLEKTFTDLNVRANPESYTAGLFDAFGRVPLFCDVKPAIDALSDVKTGVISNADHEHLTSALRANALSFPVVVSSESARCYKPNPDIFFSAFEALGADPDQTLYVGDSQEDDIVGARRAGISIAWLNRDGAVRRDGIPEPDYEISSLSELCNILGEK
- a CDS encoding type II toxin-antitoxin system RelE/ParE family toxin, translating into MIESFRDRETERVFHRERSRKFSKILARSALKKLLLLDAADSIQDLRSPPGNRLERLTGDRRGQYSIRINEQWRLCFEWKGGRATNVEIVDYH
- a CDS encoding metallophosphoesterase, which encodes MPSHFVFVTDSHHHAAAEKDFGAPKMLTRSHEIHRAMVPAINACKADFIVHGGDVVCGGGAFEMPYDIYLQTIDEAKNAFDGLHAPTYYVPGNHDCDAQEGSFEAFARQFPIPETLDIVEAAPRLRLALANVYPVSPLEDSLGTWTEAHDRILREAAAKAHNDRCALILFIHPWVFPQYEAQADFVPGGIVTNAEQLMEAVKDLPAVVAIFTGHRHINRIRMYRDFLIVDTACLIGFPLGFREIWLTEDGYFKTRFRTLDLPDLMQASFDRSPIQTNQMWQGEIHDRDTEILIPRLKALWG